In Paenibacillus algicola, a genomic segment contains:
- a CDS encoding acyl carrier protein: MAKTMQKEEFKQQFLTFLQSINLDQEVREIDDTTNLLEAGYIDSLNMVEMIIYLEEMTGEEIAIENYQLRNFYTIEGIYHIFIANKVTVGGISDGYHDERF; the protein is encoded by the coding sequence ATGGCTAAAACAATGCAAAAAGAAGAGTTCAAACAACAATTTCTAACATTTCTCCAATCGATCAATTTGGATCAGGAGGTAAGGGAGATTGACGATACCACTAACCTGCTGGAGGCCGGATATATCGATTCCCTCAATATGGTCGAGATGATCATTTACTTGGAAGAAATGACGGGAGAAGAGATTGCTATTGAAAACTATCAACTTCGCAATTTCTATACGATTGAGGGCATTTATCATATCTTTATTGCGAATAAAGTAACGGTTGGGGGCATAAGCGATGGCTATCACGATGAAAGATTTTGA
- a CDS encoding RraA family protein — protein sequence MAITMKDFETEMKQSFQLLGCAQLHDAAMQYSTYLKISLTTRTSIKKLAGPVFPVITDNDMLPCLQALDAAPTGSVLFVQNQSGKSEALAGDIFVTAAKQQGLEGLIVNGAVRDIDVIENMGFPVFSNSVTFVSAKTAKAASAAIPATVVLDGIELEPMDWIFADSDGVLLIKKKYMKTVYKAAMMLRNREEDLRQRIAGGERLSDLCGLHDFVAGKAELKFEA from the coding sequence ATGGCTATCACGATGAAAGATTTTGAGACCGAGATGAAGCAGAGTTTTCAGCTCTTGGGGTGTGCGCAGTTGCATGATGCAGCTATGCAGTATAGTACTTACTTAAAGATTTCCCTAACTACCCGTACATCAATAAAGAAGCTGGCAGGTCCCGTATTTCCGGTCATAACCGACAACGACATGCTTCCTTGCTTGCAAGCGCTTGACGCGGCTCCGACCGGTTCGGTTTTGTTCGTGCAAAACCAAAGCGGTAAATCGGAAGCATTGGCGGGTGATATCTTTGTAACAGCTGCCAAGCAGCAAGGGCTCGAAGGGCTGATTGTTAACGGTGCAGTCAGAGATATCGATGTGATTGAGAATATGGGCTTCCCGGTGTTTTCAAACAGCGTAACTTTCGTATCGGCGAAAACAGCAAAAGCGGCATCCGCTGCCATACCCGCAACTGTTGTACTGGATGGAATAGAGCTCGAGCCAATGGACTGGATTTTCGCTGACAGCGACGGCGTTCTTCTCATAAAGAAGAAGTATATGAAGACGGTCTACAAAGCAGCCATGATGCTCCGGAACCGGGAAGAAGATTTGCGGCAGCGGATAGCAGGCGGGGAAAGGCTTTCGGATTTGTGCGGACTTCATGACTTTGTTGCAGGTAAAGCGGAGCTGAAATTTGAAGCTTAA
- a CDS encoding cytochrome P450, protein MRVIDIELESHEYQRNPWDVYAYLRNNKPVFWSEANRSFYISKASLIRDILMDRDHFTAEHVFRTTRHLFGPTIIDMEGEHHQRIRAALGKKFKSGEVNTVLEGIINEVVQKRFDRLGACTELEVISGFAAAIPIGVIMRILGLPVEHSDWVFTVMRPIMRYLDNSKESMTQALTSADQLQAYILETIRLTPSFEPGSLLAELLPNPGSELLTEAELVRHVMLLLSAGTDTTMGTIANVITCLLRNPETLKELQQDTELLPRVIKETLRLEPPLHSTLRIAKEKVVIQDVTIPKGSAVQLLLASANRDEEIYDHADRWDIYRREKHTMAFGAGSHHCIGTLLAQKELELIFKEFFKRYVIAPRQGLALPEIRGRSFRCPQEVFIQLEPACQITSCSIRG, encoded by the coding sequence ATGAGAGTGATCGACATCGAGCTGGAAAGTCACGAATATCAGCGGAACCCTTGGGATGTTTATGCCTATTTACGGAATAACAAGCCGGTTTTTTGGTCGGAGGCTAACCGCAGCTTTTATATATCAAAGGCTTCTTTAATTCGCGATATACTGATGGATCGGGATCACTTTACGGCGGAACATGTCTTTCGAACTACCAGACATCTGTTCGGCCCTACCATTATCGATATGGAGGGCGAGCATCATCAGCGGATTCGCGCTGCACTGGGAAAGAAGTTCAAATCAGGCGAAGTTAACACCGTGCTGGAGGGAATCATTAACGAAGTCGTGCAGAAGCGTTTCGACAGATTAGGCGCCTGTACGGAATTAGAAGTAATCAGCGGCTTTGCTGCAGCGATCCCAATCGGTGTCATTATGCGGATATTAGGCCTTCCTGTCGAGCATTCGGATTGGGTATTCACTGTGATGCGTCCCATCATGCGCTACCTGGATAACTCTAAGGAAAGTATGACACAAGCGTTAACTTCCGCGGATCAACTTCAGGCGTATATTCTGGAAACTATTCGTCTTACGCCTTCCTTCGAGCCTGGTTCACTGCTTGCCGAGCTTCTGCCCAATCCGGGGAGCGAGCTGCTGACGGAGGCTGAGCTAGTACGTCATGTCATGCTCCTACTTTCAGCAGGGACAGACACGACGATGGGTACGATCGCCAACGTAATTACCTGTCTGCTCCGCAACCCTGAGACGTTGAAGGAGTTGCAGCAAGATACTGAGCTTCTGCCGCGCGTAATTAAGGAGACGCTAAGATTGGAGCCGCCGCTTCACTCTACGTTAAGAATAGCGAAGGAGAAGGTGGTCATCCAAGATGTTACTATCCCAAAGGGGTCGGCGGTTCAGCTTCTGCTAGCAAGTGCAAATCGGGATGAGGAGATCTACGATCATGCCGATCGCTGGGATATTTACCGCAGGGAAAAGCATACGATGGCGTTTGGAGCCGGCAGTCACCATTGCATTGGAACACTGCTTGCCCAGAAAGAACTTGAACTGATATTCAAGGAGTTTTTCAAGCGCTATGTCATAGCACCGAGGCAAGGCTTAGCGCTTCCTGAAATCAGAGGAAGGAGCTTTCGCTGCCCGCAGGAGGTTTTTATACAATTAGAGCCTGCATGTCAAATTACAAGCTGTTCGATAAGGGGTTAG